From a single Capsicum annuum cultivar UCD-10X-F1 chromosome 12, UCD10Xv1.1, whole genome shotgun sequence genomic region:
- the LOC107848993 gene encoding uncharacterized protein LOC107848993, giving the protein MPTALSNINGKIWDFVDENCKETVLIDMEQQLYLKLLNNELSKQIIITLVYVKYDSTEWVSLWDSLYLLGSGMTDPWLATGNFNVIVDEEEKYGGLPVSISEVEDFRHCIQTYNLSDLGFKGSIFTWWNGRLDDACIFKRLDRCLGNFEFQQMFLGCDVTHLIRFGSDHSLLLLKCKVDSSQIKKSFKFLNFWITHESFLDVVHQNWNFEFVGNIFVQFNIKLNKILSSWSKSTYGDIFQKIGNMEDVITVLEFLFELDPSQQNTQSLLKAQSELTRVMHIEEEFWKQKANMSWFQEGDRDSRFFHAQVNGRRRRMQIKKIQQNGQWLESTEEVATVAVNFFQK; this is encoded by the coding sequence ATGCCTACTGCTTTGTCAAATATTAATGGGAAAATATGGGATTTTGTGGATGAGAATTGCAAGGAGACAGTACTCATAGATATGGAGCAGCAACTTTATTTGAAGTTACTCAATAATGAACTCAGCAAGCAGATAATAATTACACTTGTTTACGTAAAGTATGATTCGACGGAGTGGGTTTCTTTATGGGATTCACTGTATTTATTGGGATCTGGTATGACTGATCCTTGGCTAGCCACAGGTAATTTTAATGTCATTGTTGATGAGGAGGAAAAATATGGAGGTCTTCCAGTATCCATCAGTGAAGTAGAAGATTTCAGGCACTGCATtcaaacatataatttatctGATTTGGGCTTCAAGGGCAGTATTTTTACATGGTGGAATGGTCGGCTGGACGACGCTTGTATTTTTAAGAGATTGGATAGGTGCTTGGGAAATTTTGAATTCCAACAGATGTTTCTGGGATGTGATGTGACTCACTTGATTAGATTTGGCTCAGATCACTCTCTGTTATTGCTTAAGTGCAAGGTTGACAGTTCACAAATTAAGAAATCgttcaaatttctaaatttttggatAACTCACGAGAGCTTTCTAGATGTGGTGCATCAAAATTGGAATTTTGAGTTTGTAGGTAATATTTTTGTTCAGTTTAATATTAAGCTGAACAAAATTCTATCAAGTTGGAGCAAATCAACTTACGGagacatttttcaaaaaattggtAATATGGAGGATGTGATCACGGTCCTGGAATTTCTATTCGAACTTGATCCTTCACAGCAGAACACACAGAGTTTGTTAAAAGCCCAGTCAGAATTGACTAGAGTGATGCATATTGAAGAGGAATTTTGGAAGCAAAAAGCAAATATGAGTTGGTTTCAAGAGGGTGACAGGGATTCTAGATTTTTTCATGCACAAGTTAATGGTAGAAGAAGGAGAATGCAGATAAAGAAAATTCAACAAAATGGTCAATGGTTAGAATCAACTGAGGAAGTAGCTACTGTTGCTgtgaattttttccaaaaataa